One Pseudomonas tolaasii NCPPB 2192 genomic window carries:
- the nagA gene encoding N-acetylglucosamine-6-phosphate deacetylase, translating into MSEDNILTPSGWVRGRLVHEHGKVTAIEGVPCDPAENDLPYVLPGFIDLHVHGGGGKDIMEGTAAFETITRTHVRFGTTSLLATTMTAPVDEISRVLGELGTFCEKRPAASARVLGVHLEGPYINPGKLGAQPNFAHTALMAEVEAYLRLAPIRVITIAPEIAGHDGLIRALSERGIRMQIGHTLGSYEEGVAALAAGATSFTHLYNAMSPLHHREPGIVGAALAHAKYAELIPDLLHVHPGAMRVALRSIPCLYCVTDSTAAAGMPDGEYKLGSHTVTKCLGGVRLPDGTLAGSTLTMDQALRNLVKIGLPISEASQRLSQFPADYLGLEERGRLQPGSFADCVRLDRSLTLTDVMVEGDTIDFKNA; encoded by the coding sequence ATGTCCGAAGACAACATCCTCACGCCCAGCGGCTGGGTTCGTGGCCGCCTGGTGCACGAGCACGGCAAGGTGACTGCCATCGAAGGCGTGCCTTGCGACCCGGCTGAAAACGACCTGCCTTACGTGCTGCCAGGCTTTATCGACCTGCACGTACACGGCGGTGGCGGCAAAGACATCATGGAAGGCACCGCCGCGTTCGAAACCATCACCCGCACCCACGTGCGGTTTGGTACTACGTCGCTGCTGGCCACCACCATGACAGCGCCGGTGGACGAAATCTCCCGCGTGCTCGGCGAGCTGGGTACCTTCTGCGAGAAACGTCCTGCCGCCAGCGCGCGTGTACTCGGCGTGCACCTGGAAGGCCCCTACATCAATCCGGGAAAACTCGGCGCCCAGCCCAACTTCGCCCACACCGCGCTGATGGCCGAGGTGGAGGCCTACCTGCGTCTGGCGCCGATTCGCGTGATCACCATCGCCCCGGAAATTGCCGGCCACGACGGCCTGATCCGCGCCCTCAGCGAACGCGGGATCCGCATGCAAATCGGCCACACCCTGGGCAGCTATGAAGAAGGCGTGGCCGCCCTCGCTGCCGGCGCCACCAGCTTCACCCATTTGTACAACGCCATGAGCCCGCTGCATCACCGCGAACCGGGCATCGTCGGCGCCGCGCTGGCCCACGCCAAGTACGCCGAATTGATTCCGGATTTGCTGCACGTACACCCCGGCGCCATGCGCGTGGCCTTGCGCTCGATCCCGTGCCTGTATTGCGTCACCGATTCCACCGCCGCCGCCGGCATGCCCGACGGCGAATACAAGCTGGGCAGCCACACCGTGACCAAATGCCTGGGCGGTGTGCGCCTGCCCGATGGCACGCTGGCCGGCAGCACGCTGACCATGGACCAGGCGCTGCGCAATCTGGTGAAAATCGGCCTGCCGATCAGCGAAGCCTCACAACGCCTGTCGCAATTTCCTGCGGACTACCTGGGCCTGGAAGAACGCGGCCGCCTGCAACCCGGCAGTTTTGCCGACTGCGTGCGCCTGGACCGCTCCCTGACACTCACCGACGTAATGGTCGAAGGAGACACCATTGACTTCAAAAATGCTTGA
- a CDS encoding SIS domain-containing protein gives MLEEALASSDAVAAQLQRLGPMLEEVAGRLRRQPPQVAMTIARGSSDHAASYFAYLAMQHVGIPVASLPMSVVTLLQAPLKVSGQVAFGFSQSGQSPDLVNSLRLLRKRGALSISMVNAEDSPLEAACEFHVPLCAGPEHSVAATKSFIATLSASAQLIGHWNQDLLLLQACQALPEGLREAATQDWSAAIEALRDSQRLIVIGRGAGFGIAQEAALKLKETSAIQAEAFSSAEVRHGPMALIGENYPLLVFAPRGAEQAGLLSLAADMRQRGARVLLAAPDDVAERDLTLSRAEHPSLDPILAIQSFYVMAAGLAVARGMDPDQPRHLSKVTRTH, from the coding sequence ATGCTTGAAGAGGCCCTGGCCTCCTCTGACGCCGTCGCGGCGCAACTGCAACGCCTGGGCCCGATGCTGGAAGAAGTCGCCGGCCGCCTGCGCCGCCAGCCGCCGCAAGTAGCGATGACCATCGCCCGAGGCAGCTCGGACCACGCCGCCAGTTACTTCGCTTACCTCGCCATGCAGCACGTGGGCATTCCGGTGGCGTCGCTGCCGATGTCGGTGGTGACCTTGTTGCAAGCGCCGTTGAAGGTCAGCGGCCAAGTGGCCTTTGGTTTCTCCCAGTCGGGGCAAAGCCCGGACCTGGTCAACAGCCTGCGCCTGCTGCGCAAACGCGGGGCCCTGAGCATTTCTATGGTCAACGCCGAAGACTCGCCGCTGGAAGCCGCCTGTGAATTCCACGTGCCGCTGTGTGCCGGGCCGGAACACAGCGTGGCCGCGACCAAAAGCTTTATCGCCACCCTCAGCGCCAGCGCGCAGTTGATCGGCCACTGGAACCAGGACCTGTTGCTGCTGCAAGCCTGCCAGGCGTTGCCCGAAGGTTTGCGTGAAGCCGCCACGCAGGACTGGTCTGCTGCCATCGAGGCTTTGCGCGACAGCCAACGCCTGATCGTGATCGGCCGTGGCGCCGGTTTCGGCATCGCCCAGGAAGCCGCGCTCAAGCTCAAGGAAACCTCGGCGATCCAGGCCGAAGCCTTCAGCAGCGCCGAAGTGCGCCACGGGCCGATGGCCCTGATTGGCGAAAACTACCCGCTGCTGGTGTTCGCCCCACGCGGTGCCGAACAGGCTGGCTTGTTAAGCCTGGCCGCCGACATGCGCCAGCGCGGCGCCCGTGTATTGCTGGCCGCGCCCGACGATGTCGCCGAACGCGACTTGACCCTGAGCCGCGCCGAACACCCGAGCCTGGACCCGATCCTGGCGATTCAAAGCTTTTACGTCATGGCTGCAGGCCTGGCGGTTGCCCGGGGCATGGACCCGGACCAGCCGCGTCACCTGAGCAAAGTTACCCGCACTCACTGA
- the ptsP gene encoding phosphoenolpyruvate--protein phosphotransferase, protein MSYNNNELTLSAPLSGPVLTLGDVPDEVFASGAMGDGLAIDPLNDCLHAPCDGVIIHVARTGHALTIRAENGAELLMHVGIDTVELNGEGFALLVKEGARVTQGQALVQFDLDRIARQCKSLVSLIILTNGDGYELLPIAANSVKVGEPLLRIVTRSSATKPALVDNSVTEVRASVRITHRGGLHARPAALIRKTAQGFSSQAHLHYAGKSAACDSLIGLLGLGIGEGDEVRVSCRGKDAEAALQALVAALSAAIQEEHHAPVAVAARQLNTEAGVLQGVCAAPGLVCGPLLRLTGIELPEDPGHHAADEQLQRLDTALEHVRGEIRNTLEHARQRRNVEEEEIFAAHLSLLEDPTLLEAATGAIENGSAATHAWRDAIQAQCAVLLALGKPLFAERANDLRDLQQRVLRALLGEAWHFELPPGAIVSAHELTPSDLLQLSAQDAAGICMAEGGATSHVAILARGKGLPCVVALGSEVLDIPQGQRVVLDAANGRLELSPSEARHAEVHQIRDAQKLRRQQQQAQAQQPARTTDGVTIEVAANVASSAEAQVALENGADGVGLLRTEFLFVDRRTAPDEQEQRQAYQAVLDAMGDKSVIIRTIDVGGDKQLDYLPLPVEANPVLGLRGIRLAQVRPDVLDQQLRALLQVSPLERCRILLPMVSEVDELLQIRQRLDELCTELELTQRPELGVMIEVPAAALMAEQLARHADFLSIGTNDLSQYTLAMDRDHAGLAARVDALHPALLRLIAQTCAGAAKHGRWVGVCGALASDPLATPVLVGLGVSELSVSPLQIGEIKDRVRHLDAAQCRQLSQGLLDLSSAKAVRQACQHHWPLS, encoded by the coding sequence ATGTCCTACAACAATAATGAATTGACCCTCAGCGCCCCGCTCAGCGGCCCGGTGCTGACCCTGGGCGACGTTCCCGACGAAGTGTTCGCCAGTGGCGCCATGGGCGACGGCCTTGCCATCGACCCGCTGAACGACTGCCTGCACGCACCGTGTGACGGGGTGATCATCCATGTCGCGCGCACCGGGCATGCCCTGACCATCCGTGCTGAAAACGGCGCCGAACTCTTGATGCATGTGGGCATCGACACGGTGGAACTCAACGGCGAAGGCTTTGCATTGCTGGTGAAGGAAGGCGCGCGGGTAACGCAAGGCCAGGCGCTGGTGCAGTTTGATCTGGACCGCATTGCGCGCCAGTGCAAAAGCCTGGTCAGCCTGATCATCCTGACCAATGGCGATGGCTATGAGCTGCTGCCGATCGCCGCCAACAGCGTCAAGGTCGGCGAGCCGTTGTTGCGAATTGTGACGCGTTCGAGCGCCACGAAACCGGCGCTTGTGGATAACTCGGTGACCGAAGTGCGCGCCAGCGTGCGCATTACCCACCGTGGCGGCCTGCATGCGCGCCCCGCCGCATTGATCCGCAAGACCGCGCAAGGTTTCAGCAGCCAGGCCCATCTGCACTACGCCGGCAAATCCGCCGCATGCGACAGCCTGATTGGCTTGCTGGGGTTGGGGATTGGCGAGGGCGACGAGGTGCGCGTGAGCTGTCGCGGCAAAGATGCCGAGGCTGCGTTGCAGGCATTGGTGGCGGCCTTGTCTGCTGCCATTCAGGAAGAACACCACGCGCCGGTGGCCGTGGCTGCGCGCCAACTGAATACCGAAGCCGGTGTGCTGCAAGGGGTGTGCGCGGCACCGGGCCTGGTCTGCGGGCCGTTGTTGCGCCTGACCGGCATCGAACTGCCGGAAGACCCCGGCCACCACGCTGCTGATGAACAACTGCAACGCCTGGACACGGCCCTGGAACATGTGCGCGGTGAAATCCGCAACACTCTGGAGCACGCCCGCCAGCGCAGGAACGTCGAGGAAGAAGAGATCTTCGCGGCGCATCTGTCCCTGCTCGAAGACCCGACCCTGCTGGAAGCCGCCACCGGCGCCATCGAAAATGGCAGCGCGGCCACCCACGCCTGGCGCGATGCGATCCAGGCTCAATGCGCCGTGTTGCTGGCGCTGGGTAAACCGTTGTTTGCCGAGCGCGCCAATGACCTGCGCGACCTGCAACAAAGAGTGTTGCGCGCGCTGCTGGGTGAGGCCTGGCATTTCGAATTGCCACCGGGCGCAATCGTCAGCGCCCATGAACTGACCCCGTCGGACCTGCTGCAACTGAGTGCCCAGGACGCGGCCGGCATCTGCATGGCCGAAGGCGGCGCGACGTCTCACGTGGCAATCCTCGCCCGTGGCAAAGGCTTGCCGTGTGTAGTCGCCTTGGGCAGCGAAGTGCTCGACATTCCTCAAGGCCAGCGCGTGGTGCTGGACGCCGCCAACGGTCGACTGGAACTGTCGCCCAGTGAGGCGCGTCACGCCGAAGTGCACCAGATTCGCGATGCGCAAAAGCTGCGCCGCCAACAGCAACAGGCTCAGGCCCAACAACCGGCGCGCACCACCGACGGCGTAACCATCGAAGTGGCCGCCAATGTGGCGTCCAGCGCCGAAGCTCAGGTGGCGTTGGAAAACGGCGCCGATGGCGTTGGCCTGCTGCGCACCGAATTTCTGTTCGTCGACCGCCGCACCGCGCCGGATGAGCAGGAACAGCGCCAGGCCTATCAGGCCGTGCTGGACGCCATGGGCGACAAGTCGGTGATCATCCGCACCATTGACGTGGGCGGCGACAAACAGCTCGACTACCTGCCACTCCCTGTTGAAGCCAACCCGGTGCTGGGCTTGCGCGGGATTCGCCTGGCGCAAGTACGCCCTGATGTGCTCGACCAGCAACTGCGCGCACTGCTGCAAGTGTCGCCACTGGAGCGTTGCCGCATCCTGCTGCCGATGGTCAGCGAAGTGGATGAGCTGCTGCAGATCCGTCAGCGCCTGGATGAACTGTGCACCGAGCTGGAACTGACCCAGCGCCCGGAACTGGGCGTGATGATCGAAGTGCCCGCCGCCGCGCTGATGGCCGAGCAACTCGCCAGGCACGCAGACTTTTTGTCCATCGGCACCAATGACCTGTCCCAGTACACCCTGGCCATGGACCGCGACCACGCCGGCCTTGCCGCGCGTGTCGATGCGCTGCACCCGGCGCTGCTGCGGCTGATCGCCCAGACCTGTGCCGGCGCTGCAAAACACGGGCGCTGGGTCGGCGTGTGTGGCGCCCTCGCCTCCGACCCGTTGGCCACGCCCGTGCTGGTGGGGCTGGGGGTCAGCGAGCTGTCGGTGAGCCCGTTGCAAATCGGTGAAATCAAGGACCGCGTCCGCCACCTGGACGCGGCGCAATGCCGGCAATTGAGCCAGGGCCTGCTCGACCTGAGCAGCGCCAAGGCCGTTCGCCAAGCCTGTCAACACCACTGGCCGCTGAGCTGA
- the nagE gene encoding N-acetylglucosamine-specific PTS transporter subunit IIBC, which yields MYQHFIEGLQRLGRALMLPIAILPIAGLLLRLGDTDLLNIAVMHDAGQAIFANLALIFAIGIAVGFARDNNGTAGLAGAIGYLVMISTLKVMDTSINMGMLAGIASGLMAGGLYNRFKDIKLPEYLAFFGGRRFVPIVTGFSAVALGVIFGLIWPPIQHGINSFGVLLMESGSFGAFVFGVFNRLLIVTGLHHILNNMAWFVFGSFTDPATGAVVTGDLTRYFAGDPKGGQFMTGMFPVMLFGLPAACLAMYRNALPERRKVMGGIFLSMALTSFLTGVTEPIEFAFMFLAPFLYLIHAVLTGLSMAVTNLLNIHLGFTFSGGFIDMVLGWGKSTNGWLVFPVGLAYAVIYYSVFNYCIRRFNLKTPGREDIQVVQAEVMSDNQRATAYIQALGGAENLLSVGACTTRLRLDMVDRNKAVDAELKALGAMAVVRPGNGGSLQVVVGPMADSIADEIRLAMPSFVATAPVSVAPVDKPVAVNVQEAEKWLNALGGRGNVRQLEAVAMTRLRVELGDDSVLSETDLTALGCQGVSQMESGVWHLLIGDKALGLGEALERLVSGREVGARV from the coding sequence ATGTACCAACATTTCATCGAAGGCCTGCAACGCCTGGGCCGTGCACTGATGCTGCCGATCGCAATCCTGCCGATCGCCGGCCTCTTGCTGCGCCTGGGTGACACTGACCTTTTGAACATCGCGGTGATGCACGACGCCGGGCAGGCGATCTTCGCCAACCTAGCGCTGATCTTCGCCATCGGCATTGCCGTGGGTTTCGCCCGCGACAACAACGGCACAGCGGGCCTGGCTGGCGCCATCGGGTATCTGGTGATGATCTCCACGCTCAAGGTGATGGACACCTCCATCAACATGGGCATGCTCGCCGGTATCGCCAGCGGCCTGATGGCGGGCGGGCTGTATAACCGCTTCAAGGACATCAAGCTGCCGGAGTACCTGGCCTTCTTTGGCGGGCGACGGTTTGTGCCGATTGTCACCGGGTTTTCGGCAGTTGCGCTGGGCGTGATCTTCGGCCTGATCTGGCCGCCGATCCAGCACGGCATCAACAGCTTCGGCGTGCTGCTGATGGAAAGCGGCAGCTTCGGTGCGTTCGTGTTTGGCGTGTTCAACCGCCTGCTGATCGTCACAGGCCTGCACCACATTCTCAACAATATGGCGTGGTTTGTGTTCGGCAGCTTCACCGACCCGGCCACTGGCGCCGTGGTGACCGGCGACCTGACCCGCTACTTCGCCGGCGACCCCAAAGGCGGCCAGTTCATGACCGGTATGTTCCCGGTGATGCTGTTCGGTCTGCCGGCTGCGTGCCTGGCGATGTACCGCAATGCACTGCCGGAACGCCGCAAGGTCATGGGCGGGATTTTCCTGTCGATGGCACTGACCTCGTTCCTGACCGGGGTGACTGAGCCGATTGAATTTGCGTTCATGTTCCTCGCGCCATTTTTGTACCTGATTCACGCGGTGCTGACAGGCCTGTCGATGGCGGTCACCAACCTGCTGAACATCCACCTGGGCTTTACCTTCTCCGGCGGGTTTATCGACATGGTGCTGGGTTGGGGTAAGTCCACCAACGGCTGGCTGGTGTTCCCGGTCGGGTTGGCGTACGCGGTGATTTACTACAGCGTGTTCAACTACTGCATTCGCCGGTTCAACCTGAAGACGCCTGGGCGTGAAGATATCCAGGTGGTGCAGGCTGAGGTGATGAGTGATAACCAGCGAGCTACGGCGTACATCCAGGCCTTGGGTGGCGCAGAGAATTTGCTGAGCGTCGGTGCCTGCACCACGCGTCTGCGTCTGGACATGGTGGATCGCAACAAAGCCGTGGATGCCGAACTGAAAGCGCTGGGCGCCATGGCCGTGGTTCGGCCCGGTAATGGCGGCAGTTTGCAGGTGGTGGTCGGGCCGATGGCCGATAGCATTGCCGATGAGATTCGCCTGGCCATGCCGTCGTTTGTTGCCACTGCACCTGTGAGCGTTGCGCCTGTGGATAAGCCGGTTGCGGTAAATGTGCAAGAAGCCGAGAAATGGCTGAACGCACTGGGCGGCCGAGGGAATGTGCGCCAGCTGGAAGCCGTGGCGATGACCCGGTTGCGGGTGGAATTGGGGGATGATTCGGTGCTGTCAGAAACCGATCTGACCGCGCTGGGCTGCCAAGGGGTCAGCCAGATGGAAAGCGGCGTTTGGCACCTGTTGATCGGTGACAAAGCGTTGGGATTGGGTGAGGCGTTGGAGCGGTTGGTCAGTGGCCGTGAGGTCGGGGCCAGGGTTTAA